The Bifidobacterium actinocoloniiforme DSM 22766 genomic sequence GGGGCGCTGGTCCTGGTGCCCGCGATCACCGGCTTCTGGGCATGGGTGGCGCGCTGGCTGGGCTGGATTCCAATCTTCGCTGGGCCCGCAGCGGCGCCCGCCCGCTCGGTCGCCACAGTCGCCCTGGTTCTGGCTGTCATGATCATCCCAATCATCAGCTCGGTGGCCCGAGACATCTTCGCTCAAGCACCCCGTCTCCAGCAGGAGGCCGCCTTGGCCCTGGGCGCCACCAAGTGGGAGACCATCCGCCTGGCCGTCCTGCCCTTCGGCCGTGCAGGGCTGATTTCCGCCTCGATGCTGGGCCTGGGCCGCGCCCTGGGCGAGACCATGGCCGTGCTGATGATCCTCTCTCCCGGCCTGACCTACTCGGTGCGCCTGCTGAGGGCCTCGACCAACCAGACCATCGCCGCCAACATCGCCGCCCAGTTCCCGGAGGCCAATTCGATGGGCGTGTCCACCCTGATCGCCAGCGGCCTGGTCCTCTTCGCCATCACCTTCCTGGTCAACTATCTAGCCCGGCGCATCACGCGGAAGGGGGGTGCGCGATGAGACAGTCGGACATAGCCAATCCCAAGGAGCTAAACCAGGTCTCCGATGACGGCCGCTCCGCGCGCGAACCGGGAGCGGAAACGGTCCCAGAGGCCAGGCCGGTCATCGACTTCGACCGCTTCCGCCCCACACGCTCCTCCATCCGGGCCCGCAAGCGCCACGACGGGGTCATGACCGCCCTGATCGCCTGCTCCTTCCTGATCGCCTTGGTCCCCCTGGCTTCGGTCCTGTGGGTCAGCGTCTCGCGCGGGGTCAAGCGCTTGAACTGGGATTTCCTGACCCACAACATGTCCGGCGTGGTGGGTGGCAACCCTACGGCCACCGGCGGCCACGGCGGCATCCTCCATGCGATCATCGGCACCTTGGAGGTCACGGCTGGAGCCATGGTCATCTCGGTGCCCATCGGGGTCATGTGCGCGGTCTTCCTGGTCGAGTACGCCTCCGGTTCCCGCTTGGCCCGCGCAGTCTCCCTGCTGG encodes the following:
- the pstC gene encoding phosphate ABC transporter permease subunit PstC, which encodes MSAGRESRDDMDRSDESLKTSAPPELAEPAPSGKRGGSADGASSGRVADKAFKACAWGAGLLILVALAAVTLFLVLRALPAFTGDPAARASALDSLSGGRAHGFLSYVGPLLFGTVLIAGLALLVAFPISTGIALFITHYAPRRLSSALSAVIDLLAAIPSVIYGLWGALVLVPAITGFWAWVARWLGWIPIFAGPAAAPARSVATVALVLAVMIIPIISSVARDIFAQAPRLQQEAALALGATKWETIRLAVLPFGRAGLISASMLGLGRALGETMAVLMILSPGLTYSVRLLRASTNQTIAANIAAQFPEANSMGVSTLIASGLVLFAITFLVNYLARRITRKGGAR